The following are from one region of the Phyllostomus discolor isolate MPI-MPIP mPhyDis1 chromosome 9, mPhyDis1.pri.v3, whole genome shotgun sequence genome:
- the RIPOR3 gene encoding RIPOR family member 3 has protein sequence MVTAMSVRVRFLSSGDTGAVGVVGRSASFAGFSSAQSRRIAKSIQRNSVRPRTPAKPSKMYGTLRKGSVCPDSKAEQVKKVFEALKRGLKEYLYLQQAELDYLSGRHKDTHRNSRLAFYYDLDKQTRSVERHIRKMEFHISKVDELYESYCIQCRLRDGASNMQRAFSRCPPSRASRESLQELGRSLQECSEDMWLLEGALEAHLGEFHVRMKGLVGYARLCPGDQYEVVLRLGRQRWRLKGRIESDDSQTWDEEEKAFIPALHENFEIKVTELRGLSSLAVGTVTCDITDFFTTRPQVIVVDITELGTIKLQLEVLWNPLDTESFLVSPSPTVKFSVGSRKGSLYNWTPPSTPSFRERYYLSVLQQPAQQALLLGSPRATSILSYLSDSDLRGPSLCSRSQELPEMDSFSSEDPRDTETSTSASTSDVGFLPLAIGPSASIEEAQEDPPPLGLLPDMAHLAGGSFVERPGWRNLGVESPNLPRGSPLHSHAMPRSQRDHDEGETGDGAEGPRLSLERPLQEVLDLLRCTGPSQPRLRELEYQVLSFRDRLKPRGGRREHSSAESLMECILESFAFLNADFAPRELSLFGGPQGPRKDRTLPPPPSLKESSRELTAGTPELDTLLTVHLQVCKALLQKLASPGLPGMVQECLLEEAAQQKQVLETLSALDFEKASKATSVEEVVPQATRRKGCLKLWRACTAPGGVLACPAASLLSQLKKTFLHRVRGKYPGQLEIVCRRLLEQVLSCGGLLPGAGLPEEQTVTWFQFHGYLQRQSVSDLEKHFAQLTKEVMLAEELQCTGQAKTVRKLQGKRLGQLQPLPQTLRAWALLQLDGTPRACRAASAALASAAKNKSFREKALLFYTNALTEDDARLQQAACVALKHLRGIESIDQIAGLCQSDLEAVRAAAREATLSFGEKGRFAFEKMDRLYSEQREAAFGQEADVEITVF, from the exons GTGACAGCCATGTCGGTGAGGGTGCGGTTCCTGTCCTCTGGGGACACGGGGGCCGTGGGCGTGGTGGGCCGGAGCGCCTCCTTCGCCGGCTTCAGCAGCGCCCAGAGCCGCAGGATTGC AAAGTCCATCCAGAGGAACTCCGTGAGGCCCCGCACACCCGCGAAGCCCTCCAAGATGTACGGCACGCTGCGCAAGGGGTCCGTCTGCCCGGACTCCAAGGCGGAGCAAGTGAAGAAGGTCTTCGAAGCTCTGAAGCGAGGCCTCAA GGAGTACCTGTACCTCCAGCAGGCCGAGCTGGATTACCTGTCAGGGCGCCACAAGGACACCCACAGGAATTCCAGGCTG GCCTTCTATTACGACCTGGACAAG CAAACGCGCTCCGTGGAAAGGCACATCCGGAAGATGGAGTTTCACATCAGCAAG GTGGACGAACTCTACGAGAGCTACTGCATCCAGTGCCGCCTGCGAGACGGCGCCTCCAACATGCAGCGCGCCTTCTCCAGGTGCCCCCCCAGCCGCGCCTCCCGCGAGAGCCTGCAGGAGCTGGGCCGCAGCCTGCAGGAGTGCTCAGAG GACATGTGGCTCCTGGAGGGGGCGCTGGAGGCCCACTTGGGCGAGTTCCACGTCAGGATGAAAG GCTTGGTGGGCTATGCGCGCCTCTGTCCAGGAGACCAGTACGAG GTGGTCCTGCGCCTGGGCCGCCAGCGCTGGAGGCTGAAGGGGCGGATTGAGTCGGACGACAGCCAGACCTGGGATGAGGAGGAGAAGGCCTTCATCCCCGCGCTGCACGAGAACTTTGAGATCAAG gtgaCCGAGCTGCGCGGCCTGAGCTCACTGGCTGTGGGCACGGTGACCTGCGACATCACCGACTTCTTCACGACCCGGCCGCAGGTCATCGTGGTGGACATCACAGAGCTGGGCACCATCAAGCTGCAGCTGGAGGTGCTGTGGAA TCCGCTTGATACTGAGAGCTTCTTGGTGTCCCCCAGCCCCACGGTCAAGTTCTCTGTGGGCAGCAGGAAGGGCTCCTTGTACAACTGGACGCCCCCGAGCACCCCCAGCTTCCGGGAGCGGTACTACCTG tctgtCCTGCAGCAGCCAGCGCAGCAGGCCTTGCTGCTGGGCAGTCCAAGGGCCACCTCCATCCTCAGCTACCTGTCCGACAGTGACCTTCGGGGCCCTAGCCTGTGCAGCCGGAGCCAGGAGCTGCCTGAGATGGACTCCTTCAGCTCCGAGGACCCCCGAGACACTGAGACCAGCACATCAGCGTCCACCTCGGATGTGGGGTTCCTGCCCCTGGCCATTGGCCCCAGTGCCTCCATTGAAGAGGCCCAGgaggaccccccacccctgggcctcctGCCAGACATGGCCCACCTGGCAGGAGGCTCGTTCGTGGAGCGGCCCGGCTGGCGGAATCTGGGAGTCGAGAGCCCTAACCTGCCACGGGGCTCCCCGCTCCACAGCCACGCGATGCCGCGCAGCCAGAGAGACCATGATGAAGGAGAAACGGGGGACGGAGCGGAAGGGCCGAGGTTGAGCCTCGAGAGGCCCCTGCAGGAGGTGCTGGACTTACTGAGGTGCacgggcccctcccagccccggctCCGGGAGCTGGAGTACCAGGTCCTCAGCTTCAGGGACCGGCTGAAG ccccgcGGAGGCCGCCGGGAGCACAGCTCGGCCGAGAGCCTGATGGAGTGCATCCTGGAGAGCTTCGCCTTCCTCAACGCCGACTTCGCCCCCCGTGAGCTGTCCCTCTTTGGGGGCCCCCAGGGTCCCCG AAAGGACAggaccctgcccccaccgccGTCACTCAAAGAGTCGTCCAGGGAGCTCACAGCCGGCACCCCCGAGCTGGACACGCTGCTCACGGTCCACCTCCAAGTCTGCAAGGCCCTGCTGCAG AAACTGGCCTCTCCCGGGCTGCCGGGGATGGTCCAGGAGTGCCTCCTGGAGGAAGCCGCGCAGCAGAAGCAGGTTCTGGAGACCCTCTCCGCGCTCGACTTCGAGAAGGCCAGCAAGGCGACATCCGTCGAGGAGG TCGTCCCGCAGGCCACACGCAGGAAGGGGTGCCTGAAGCTGTGGAGGGCGTGCACCGCGCCCGGCGGCGTCCTGGCCTGCCCCGCCGCCTCGCTCCTGAGCCAGCTCAAGAAGACGTTCCTGCACCGCGTCAGGGGGAAGTACCCGGGTCAGCTGGAAATAG TGTGCCGCAGGCTCCTGGAGCAGGTGCTCAGCTGCGGCGGGCTGCTCCCGGGAGCCGGCCTCCCCGAGGAACAGACCGTCACCTGGTTCCAGTTCCACGGCTACCTGCAGAGGCAGAGCGTCTCGGACCTGGAGAAGCACTTCGCCCAGCTCACCAAGGAAG TGATGCTGGCGGAGGAGCTGCAGTGCACGGGGCAGGCCAAGACGGTCAGGAAGCTGCAGGGGAAGCGGCTGGGccagctgcagcccctgccccagacaCTGAGGGCCTGGGCGCTGCTCCAGCTGGACGGGACTCCGCGGGCGTGCAGGGCAGCCAGCGCCGCCCTGGCCAGCGCGGCCAAGAACAAGAGCTTTCGGGAGAAG GCTCTGCTCTTCTACACCAACGCCCTGACCGAGGACGACGCAAGGCTCCAGCAGGCTGCGTGCGTGGCGCTGAAGCATCTCAGG GGCATCGAGAGCATCGACCAGATCGCCGGCCTGTGCCAGTCCGACCTGGAGGCTGTGCGAGCAGCAGCCCGGGAAGCCACGCTGTCATTTG GTGAGAAAGGACGCTTCGCCTTTGAGAAGATGGACAGACTTTACTCAGAACAGAGAGAAGCAGCCTTTGGCCAGGAGGCAGATGTGGAAATCACGGTATTTTAA